The genome window ATGACTAACACTAGGGTGCCTTTGGGAGTTGAGGATTTGAACGGaagagaaagggaaagaagagaaagactGATTTTGCTTTGTTTGGTAGTTTTAagcaggaaagaaaagaaaggaaatgtgaGGATGAATAGTGACCAAAATGTTTCCTCTCAAATTGGAAGGAAATGGAGAGAGAGTTTGGAGAAAGcttgttaatttttttaaaatgcctATTTTGTGCcttgaacaaatatttaatgactttcatatccaaaatcgttccactaattctcaaaactcgcaaataacataacaatctcttctcttctcttttcttctctcataagtcataactgaagctttcccttcttttcttttctatcctaaactcccaaactaagccAAGGGTATTCCATGAATACCCTTGAATGATACCTCCTTTTTCAATTTCGTACTTAAACTTTAGTTCATAATACTTCCTAAAAATCTTAAATTCATACCCCATTACTGCAACCATCAATGGAATGTACAAAACTGATAATGTAGTTGTTATTCTTGGTTAGCTTATGACTAACACTAAGGGTACGTACTCCATGAATAGAGTGACATtaatttgattacttttgtatATTTCTCCAAGGATTGAATTAAAATGGGATGAATATAAGATTTTAGAAATAGAGTGTTCTAAACTTTAGTTCATGGTTGGGTGTAATTAGAAAGTACAAAATAGAATTACTTTTCAAAGTTATATAAAAATTTAGATATATACAAAGATAAAGGGTGATACCAATGAAACTCTCCCTCCACTGGAGTTTTAGTAGTTATATACTCTCCATTTTCTGTAACAACCCTCAAAATCTAAAGGCCACCGTGAATTGATTCCTTTGGTTCTTCACTCTAACAGGGAAACAAGAGTGTCAAGGAAAAACAGCCAAAAATAGAGTATGAAGGACAAACAGGCAGCAACATTATCCAGAAAAAACGAGCAAAAATGAATTCCAAGGGAAAACGGGTACAAATAGAGTTTGAAGAAGAAACAggcaaaattttccagaaaaaaCCGGCAAAAAGTAGGTTCAAAGGAAAACGggcaaacaagaaaaaactcAGCCTTCCACAACCAAAAGTAATAGAGTTCCAAGCTGGAGAAGAAGTGGAGGTGATGCTGAAGGAGGAAGGTTTCGAGGGTTCGTACTATGCTGCAAAAATACTATCTAAGGAGGATGCTTCTCAGTATAAAGTGGAGTATAAAACCCTCTTGAAAGAAGACGATTCCGGACCACTAGAAGAGGTTGTCGGCGTTCATCAGCTCCGCCCTTCGCCACCTCCTTTTCCGGTCAGCTATTTCAGCTTGTATGAGTTAGCCGACGTATATGAGAGCGATGGCTGGTGGGCTGGAATCATAAATGGGAAAT of Coffea arabica cultivar ET-39 chromosome 5c, Coffea Arabica ET-39 HiFi, whole genome shotgun sequence contains these proteins:
- the LOC140007777 gene encoding protein AGENET DOMAIN (AGD)-CONTAINING P1-like, with translation MNSKGKRVQIEFEEETGKIFQKKPAKSRFKGKRANKKKLSLPQPKVIEFQAGEEVEVMLKEEGFEGSYYAAKILSKEDASQYKVEYKTLLKEDDSGPLEEVVGVHQLRPSPPPFPVSYFSLYELADVYESDGWWAGIINGKFQSDYFVYFPTTQEEIPYRFEQLRMHQDWSDGQWISSKEATDHIISISEPEGNTKQNRTRKIKNKA